Proteins from a single region of Lepus europaeus isolate LE1 chromosome 4, mLepTim1.pri, whole genome shotgun sequence:
- the LY6E gene encoding LOW QUALITY PROTEIN: lymphocyte antigen 6E (The sequence of the model RefSeq protein was modified relative to this genomic sequence to represent the inferred CDS: inserted 2 bases in 1 codon), producing the protein MKVLLPVLLAALLGAEPAQPLMCFTCANQKSNLYCLKPTTCSDSDQYCVTVSAAAGIGNVDLGYTLNKYCSPHLPRPEXINLGVASVGTQCCQSSLCNISAAPGGLRASTPLLGLGLLLSLLSALLRLGP; encoded by the exons ATGAAGGTCCTGCTGCCCGTGCTGCTGGCCGCCCTGCTGGGCGCGGAGCCAG CCCAGCCCCTCATGTGCTTCACGTGCGCCAATCAGAAGAGCAACCTCTACTGCTTGAAGCCCACCACCTGCTCCGACTCAGACCAGTACTGCGTGACCGTGTCTGCCGCCGCCGGCATCG GGAACGTGGACCTGGGCTACACCCTCAACAAGTACTGCTCCCCCCATCTGCCCCGGCCCGA CATCAACCTCGGGGTGGCCTCCGTGGGCACCCAGTGCTGCCAGAGCTCCCTGTGCAACATCAGCGCCGCGCCCGGCGGGCTGCGGGCCAGCACCCCACTGCTGGGCCTCGGGCTCCTGctcagcctgctctctgccctgctgcgtctgggcccctga